Proteins from a single region of uncultured Sunxiuqinia sp.:
- a CDS encoding DUF2341 domain-containing protein, protein MFFPLAGFSASYSSVQSGDWNDPATWGGSGVPVSGDDVRINSGDEVTYSGDLNWTSGTISGNIDLIVTGDFSVSGGAFSVWSTLSVQVGGDFIYSIGSFPMDSGYFLQVDGSFTSTTGGLNNSSANTIMIGENVTVDGDIILNNGAITIGGNMTSTNGKVEVNNNSSLTIGGDLQVASSIKLNNGTLYVDGNSSATSLEVNNGSTFFSGQDLAIGNSIVVNGGVIDVNGGVSTSDITLNNTSILAIDGDLIKDGNITINSVNSDLVVAGDFVSSGGGTTINNDGGFYVFQFLDETSSQANCQAGCFPQEICNTCQIKSYAEWTVDSSPAEDYLDLHGGIFYSSGTFTVPDGVTSITVEVWGAGGGGATITSKNTGGGGGGGGAYASSILNVTPGDTYNFIVGSGGTNGTNGGTTSFNSNSVVAEGGKGAETNSNIGAAGGSSLNSVGNTIFDGGNGGNGGNGNNANSGAGGGGAGSAGNGGDASGMTTGLGANENGGDGGVGVQATNYGQDGDSFGGGGSGAAKGNSNGNYTGGSGADGGIIISFTLSSSLTFSITSQQNVTCNGGSDGAATVSVGNGTSPYDYVWKNSSGVEVRSNLNSSQTEDIATGLQAGDYAVSVTDGNGAASDITVSITEPTVLNASISQTSPTCVSSDGSITLSGASGGSGNYGYSIDGGGSWQSSNSFTGLSAGTYNVQIRDASIPTCVQILNTNYSLTSAGISIPLLAVANTVECQNSTNGTIDLTVPYPIQFNDPDYIDLGNMLMSNLSQFTLEGWIKVDLSTIGSRISLFGQNDAIEFGFSNSSTLDCWTASGGSVSTNVYPSDNAWHHVAVVGNGSTIILYIDGTSVATGGNSTGNYGSDTNYSSKIGAGVWDPSGGNFPGQMTKVGFWNRALDGGEIASMASGYYHYQGIESGLMAGYNFYEGLGTILSSQPTGNDGSFSGSPTWQDDYSYSWTKSGDASFTATTQDLSGVEPGTYAVYVSNSSMGCASNGSWTINYSDTTDPTAVCQDITVNLDASGNVSITPAQVNNGSNDNCTTSGNLALSLDISSFTCANIGDNTVTLTVTDESGNSSTCNSTATVVDNLPPTITCPDNITAVSTDGNPVVVSWTAPSATDNCSAALTSDYDPGDSFPVGTTTVTYTSTDGEGNTADCNFDVTVTFNSEGNPPTPTHVDGYCSYRPITISSSVPLLSYQVELTIPYDSKMNADFSDLRFSLEDGTLLDYWIEDYTASSSASVWVKIPAVSSGYNYIYMFYGNLSSSSLSNISTTMNQGLLLEYFTYPGGSNPDITDSSEVTPQSICGDSDTSIDYDWGNGNIDLCGFSQSDRVVLRWTGWLKKPDGSGTDFDFQTGSDDGVRAYLDGSYTLGSWVLRSYGTDQYYNYSFARDIIPFRLDFYENGGDARVTMEWRPAGSGIFSIIPASNYYHATYSATPPSINIGNEVGDNIAPTITCPGNITASSTDNPIQIDQPAVSDNCQVASIVNDYNNTDDASDIYPLGNTTVHWTVTDNSGNMAECDMVVNVQSECSISDVSYTPITCAGDNDATITISATGSGQIEYSIDGGANYQTSNIFTGISPGSYTVLIRDASDCTERWPDPIVIYDGHATLYSASNDATICKGESIPLSIEMADSSMYFNGSSSVRIQNSNLINTGVQTQRTIALWFKASDVSSRQVIYEEGGTVNGISIYIEGGEIYVHIWERSGSTYTFGGEAVKKTISANEWTHVALVFDSSITSTSGEDNFKGYLNGDLFGGVYDSKGDNGLSNHSGDINIGRTGGGLVYAVDQNGSNSFFYTGYIDEFKLWNRPLTEEDIRSEMYNINDGSGSGSDLIVYYNFNDDIGNTVSDEAGSNNGTINGEATHESDTPFTPMVTWSPTTDLLPTTGPSVTATPTATTTYTYTLTVPNNGCQTIGTITVTVSDTQIDETLTNISCDGLADGAIDINVSGGTEPYSFEWSTMDGSGLISTDEDQSELGVGTYNVIVTDANSCVANGSYSIAQPPVYSVIVSNQTNPSTCGGNDGAIELSLSNVPDGVYDITYDAGAFTGVSVSGELATINNLPAGIYNNLRLSVGPCVTTDDPDVVLTDPPTPDLTDLSFAFSGGTDVCLNATATIDVTSSSLADGTYTVTYDLSAPNESTDETATLVFSSGSGSFTTTALANTGTTSLSITTVESNECSVAASASVDIPVDITPPVIATCPADASATCVENIETGAISYEDFSLIGTVSDNCTSGTNLTVEFSDVTDKKDETNNCEVKRTYTITDEAGNFQTCTQTFTITDSTPPVIQDCPNDIIDFADSNCEKVMSITAPGSFTDGCGFGDLTVYHEYTINTITVNGTGDLVDVAFPKGTTVVSWSFEDECGNIGTCETEVTINDVTEPTASTPANQDLDAAGGCSVLIPDYSSLLTDLSDNCDPSPSITQEPIIGTEVFADTDIKLVFTDASGNQDSVIFTAVLTSLAPLTISGMTYDGGLSGTGAVGSGQKPFITSTHTYVVDATEPNPENYTYTWLVLDESGTDVTPTISFNNTEQTSGDILFEEASVASGNIYTIRVIKEQISGNCSAVFEFDVEVQETNFNSGVSPLGDSCQDGGTGTTTVVFWDIDFTGGVEPYAFDFTVSDGTNGCTGSVSNLYTSDAQSINTSESCDGTYVVSATKTSGEPAVQVAFIITNQAGIDKDFNLTIDSATDNFSITKQTTNTDENDDVTLWGVPNTSEITTD, encoded by the coding sequence GTGTTTTTCCCTTTAGCAGGCTTTTCGGCTAGCTATTCCTCTGTACAAAGTGGAGATTGGAATGATCCAGCGACCTGGGGAGGAAGTGGCGTTCCTGTATCTGGAGACGATGTTAGGATTAATTCGGGGGATGAAGTTACGTATTCGGGAGATTTAAATTGGACTTCTGGGACTATCTCAGGAAATATTGATTTGATCGTTACCGGAGATTTTAGTGTGTCTGGTGGGGCATTCAGTGTTTGGTCGACGCTTTCTGTTCAGGTTGGTGGCGATTTTATATACTCGATTGGCAGTTTTCCAATGGATAGTGGATATTTCCTTCAGGTGGATGGTAGTTTTACCAGCACAACCGGAGGTCTGAATAATAGTAGCGCGAATACTATTATGATTGGGGAAAATGTAACTGTGGATGGGGATATTATCCTTAATAATGGAGCAATAACAATCGGTGGAAATATGACATCAACCAATGGAAAAGTAGAAGTCAATAATAATTCCAGTCTGACTATTGGTGGAGATTTGCAAGTTGCTAGCTCAATTAAGCTCAATAATGGAACCCTTTATGTTGATGGTAATAGCTCTGCTACAAGTTTAGAGGTAAACAATGGGAGTACCTTTTTTTCAGGACAGGATTTAGCGATTGGTAATTCCATCGTAGTGAATGGTGGAGTTATTGATGTGAATGGTGGAGTAAGTACATCAGATATCACGCTTAACAATACAAGCATTTTAGCAATAGATGGGGATTTAATAAAAGATGGTAATATTACCATTAATTCAGTGAATTCCGATCTCGTTGTAGCAGGCGACTTTGTCTCTAGCGGTGGGGGGACAACAATTAACAATGATGGTGGATTTTATGTGTTTCAGTTTTTGGATGAAACCAGTAGCCAAGCCAATTGTCAGGCTGGTTGCTTCCCTCAAGAAATCTGCAATACCTGCCAAATCAAAAGCTATGCCGAGTGGACAGTCGATAGCTCGCCGGCAGAGGACTATCTAGATCTTCATGGTGGTATTTTTTATAGTTCAGGAACATTTACCGTTCCTGATGGTGTAACGTCAATCACTGTGGAAGTTTGGGGTGCCGGTGGAGGTGGTGCTACTATAACCAGTAAAAATACTGGAGGCGGTGGAGGCGGTGGAGGTGCTTACGCTTCAAGTATTTTAAATGTAACACCGGGAGATACTTATAACTTTATTGTCGGTAGTGGAGGGACTAATGGGACTAATGGTGGAACTACTTCTTTTAATTCGAATTCTGTTGTAGCCGAAGGAGGTAAAGGAGCCGAAACTAATTCTAATATTGGTGCTGCTGGTGGATCATCTTTAAATTCTGTTGGTAATACCATATTTGACGGGGGAAATGGCGGAAATGGTGGAAATGGGAATAATGCGAACTCAGGAGCAGGTGGAGGTGGTGCAGGAAGTGCAGGAAACGGAGGAGATGCTTCTGGTATGACGACAGGCTTGGGGGCTAATGAAAATGGCGGGGATGGCGGTGTTGGTGTTCAAGCAACTAATTATGGACAGGACGGGGATTCATTCGGTGGAGGAGGATCTGGAGCAGCTAAAGGCAACTCAAATGGCAATTATACAGGAGGATCTGGTGCCGATGGCGGAATTATTATTTCATTTACTTTATCTTCTTCCTTAACATTTTCTATTACCTCCCAGCAAAATGTAACCTGCAATGGTGGTTCCGATGGCGCAGCAACTGTTTCGGTCGGTAATGGCACAAGCCCTTATGATTATGTATGGAAGAATTCATCCGGTGTAGAGGTTCGGTCTAATTTGAATTCATCACAAACCGAAGATATAGCAACAGGTTTGCAAGCTGGTGATTACGCCGTGAGTGTGACCGATGGAAATGGGGCTGCGTCGGATATCACTGTGAGCATTACAGAACCAACGGTACTCAATGCTTCAATTAGTCAGACTTCTCCAACTTGCGTGAGTTCAGATGGAAGTATTACTTTGTCAGGGGCTTCGGGTGGAAGTGGAAATTATGGATATTCAATTGATGGAGGTGGTAGTTGGCAATCGTCAAATAGTTTTACAGGCCTTTCGGCAGGGACGTACAACGTTCAAATTCGGGATGCCTCTATACCAACTTGTGTTCAGATTTTGAATACCAATTATTCGCTGACCTCTGCCGGGATTTCTATTCCCTTGCTTGCAGTCGCGAATACTGTTGAATGTCAGAACTCCACAAATGGAACAATTGACTTAACTGTTCCTTATCCTATCCAGTTTAATGATCCCGATTATATTGACTTAGGCAACATGTTAATGTCAAACCTATCCCAATTTACTTTAGAAGGATGGATTAAAGTAGATTTATCGACGATTGGTTCCCGCATCAGCTTGTTTGGGCAAAACGATGCCATCGAGTTTGGATTTAGTAACTCAAGCACGCTAGATTGTTGGACTGCATCAGGAGGAAGTGTCTCAACAAACGTGTATCCTTCTGATAATGCATGGCACCACGTAGCTGTAGTTGGTAATGGAAGTACGATTATCCTTTATATTGATGGGACTAGCGTTGCCACAGGGGGTAATTCGACTGGTAATTATGGATCAGATACCAACTACTCTTCCAAAATTGGAGCTGGGGTTTGGGATCCATCCGGGGGGAATTTCCCAGGACAAATGACTAAAGTGGGGTTCTGGAACAGGGCATTAGATGGTGGCGAAATTGCATCAATGGCGTCTGGATATTACCATTACCAAGGGATAGAGTCCGGATTGATGGCCGGATATAATTTTTATGAAGGATTGGGGACAATTTTGTCATCGCAGCCGACAGGAAACGATGGTTCTTTTTCAGGTTCGCCCACTTGGCAGGATGATTATTCCTATTCATGGACCAAGTCGGGAGACGCAAGTTTTACTGCTACTACCCAAGATTTGTCAGGAGTCGAGCCCGGAACTTATGCTGTTTATGTTTCAAATTCTTCGATGGGTTGTGCGAGTAATGGTAGTTGGACTATTAATTATAGCGACACAACTGATCCAACTGCCGTTTGTCAGGACATAACAGTGAATCTGGATGCATCAGGCAATGTATCTATCACCCCTGCTCAAGTTAACAACGGGAGCAATGATAATTGCACAACTTCGGGCAATTTAGCACTAAGCCTTGATATTAGCTCATTTACTTGTGCCAATATTGGTGATAATACCGTTACGTTAACAGTAACCGACGAAAGCGGAAATTCATCAACATGTAATTCTACGGCAACTGTTGTTGATAACTTGCCGCCAACAATTACCTGTCCTGATAATATTACTGCAGTTTCAACCGATGGCAACCCTGTTGTTGTTAGCTGGACGGCTCCCTCAGCAACGGATAATTGTTCAGCAGCGCTAACTTCAGATTATGACCCCGGAGATTCATTTCCCGTCGGCACAACAACAGTCACATATACGTCGACTGATGGAGAGGGTAATACCGCTGATTGTAATTTTGACGTTACTGTTACGTTTAATTCCGAAGGTAATCCACCCACTCCAACACATGTTGATGGGTATTGCAGTTATAGGCCGATAACCATTTCGTCTTCAGTACCTTTGTTGAGCTATCAGGTGGAGTTGACGATTCCTTACGACAGTAAGATGAATGCTGACTTTTCTGATTTACGTTTTTCTTTGGAAGATGGAACATTGCTTGATTACTGGATTGAAGATTATACAGCTTCATCATCTGCATCTGTTTGGGTTAAAATTCCTGCTGTTTCGTCCGGATATAATTATATCTACATGTTTTATGGTAATTTATCATCAAGTAGTTTGAGCAATATTTCAACTACGATGAACCAAGGATTATTATTGGAATATTTTACCTACCCGGGTGGAAGTAACCCAGATATAACAGATTCATCAGAAGTTACTCCTCAATCAATTTGTGGAGATAGTGACACCTCTATAGATTATGATTGGGGCAATGGAAATATTGATTTGTGTGGCTTTTCACAAAGCGACCGTGTGGTTTTGCGTTGGACAGGTTGGTTGAAAAAACCGGATGGTTCAGGTACCGATTTTGATTTTCAAACAGGTTCGGATGATGGAGTGCGCGCATACCTAGATGGAAGTTATACGCTTGGCTCATGGGTGCTTCGATCTTACGGTACGGATCAATACTATAACTATAGTTTTGCAAGAGACATAATTCCTTTTCGATTGGACTTTTATGAAAACGGTGGAGATGCTCGCGTAACGATGGAATGGCGTCCCGCAGGCTCAGGAATTTTCTCAATAATCCCTGCGTCCAATTATTATCATGCAACCTATTCTGCTACTCCTCCCTCTATTAATATTGGAAACGAAGTTGGTGATAACATTGCCCCAACGATAACATGCCCCGGGAATATTACAGCTTCATCAACTGATAATCCAATTCAGATTGATCAACCAGCGGTTAGCGATAATTGTCAGGTTGCAAGCATTGTGAACGACTATAATAACACGGATGATGCCAGCGATATCTATCCCTTGGGAAACACAACTGTTCATTGGACGGTGACGGATAATTCGGGAAATATGGCAGAATGTGATATGGTTGTTAATGTTCAATCGGAATGTAGCATCAGCGACGTATCGTATACCCCAATCACATGTGCGGGGGATAATGATGCCACAATTACCATTTCGGCTACAGGTAGTGGACAAATTGAGTATAGTATTGATGGTGGAGCTAATTACCAAACGAGTAATATTTTTACAGGGATTTCACCAGGATCATATACTGTTCTAATCAGAGATGCGTCTGATTGTACTGAAAGATGGCCTGATCCAATTGTTATTTATGACGGTCATGCTACTTTGTACTCCGCTAGCAATGATGCAACGATCTGTAAAGGTGAATCGATTCCACTGAGTATTGAGATGGCTGATTCATCCATGTATTTTAACGGGAGTAGTTCTGTCAGAATTCAGAATAGTAACTTAATTAATACGGGTGTTCAAACTCAAAGAACGATTGCTTTGTGGTTCAAAGCTAGTGATGTAAGCAGCAGGCAGGTAATTTATGAAGAGGGAGGAACAGTAAACGGGATATCAATCTATATTGAGGGTGGTGAAATCTATGTTCATATTTGGGAGAGATCGGGAAGTACTTATACTTTTGGCGGTGAGGCTGTGAAAAAAACAATTAGTGCCAATGAATGGACCCATGTTGCTTTGGTTTTCGACTCCAGTATTACATCGACATCAGGGGAAGATAATTTTAAGGGCTATCTAAATGGGGATTTATTTGGTGGGGTCTATGATTCAAAGGGTGATAATGGATTGAGCAATCATTCAGGCGATATTAATATTGGGCGCACGGGAGGGGGACTAGTTTATGCTGTTGATCAAAACGGCTCAAACAGTTTTTTTTACACTGGCTATATTGATGAGTTTAAACTTTGGAACAGACCATTGACCGAAGAAGACATTCGTTCAGAAATGTATAATATTAACGATGGCTCCGGAAGTGGTTCTGATTTAATTGTGTACTACAACTTTAATGATGATATTGGAAACACTGTGTCAGACGAAGCTGGGAGCAACAATGGGACAATAAATGGCGAAGCAACGCATGAATCTGATACCCCATTCACCCCAATGGTTACCTGGAGCCCAACAACAGATTTATTACCTACAACAGGACCCTCAGTAACAGCTACTCCAACTGCAACCACAACATACACTTACACGTTAACTGTGCCAAACAATGGTTGTCAAACGATAGGGACAATCACCGTAACCGTCAGCGATACTCAGATTGATGAAACGCTCACGAACATAAGTTGTGATGGCTTAGCTGATGGTGCAATTGATATTAATGTGTCAGGAGGAACAGAGCCATACTCTTTTGAATGGTCAACAATGGATGGAAGTGGGCTGATTTCAACGGATGAAGATCAGTCCGAACTTGGAGTTGGAACTTACAATGTGATAGTTACTGATGCCAATAGCTGTGTTGCCAACGGAAGTTATTCCATTGCTCAACCACCAGTTTACAGCGTAATTGTTTCCAATCAAACCAATCCTTCAACCTGTGGCGGAAATGATGGTGCTATTGAGTTGTCTTTATCCAATGTACCTGATGGAGTCTATGATATTACATATGATGCCGGAGCTTTCACGGGAGTATCAGTATCTGGGGAGCTCGCAACAATAAACAATTTGCCTGCCGGAATTTACAATAACCTGCGTTTAAGTGTTGGCCCTTGCGTAACTACCGATGATCCGGATGTCGTTCTGACCGATCCTCCAACACCCGACTTAACTGATTTGTCGTTTGCCTTTTCAGGAGGCACTGATGTTTGCTTAAATGCTACAGCTACGATTGACGTCACATCTTCCTCACTCGCCGATGGAACGTATACGGTGACTTACGATTTAAGTGCTCCAAACGAATCAACCGACGAAACGGCAACACTGGTTTTTTCTTCCGGATCGGGTTCTTTTACGACGACTGCATTGGCCAATACCGGAACTACAAGTCTTTCAATTACCACTGTCGAGTCAAATGAATGTTCGGTTGCTGCATCTGCCAGTGTTGATATTCCGGTTGATATTACTCCTCCTGTTATTGCTACTTGCCCTGCTGATGCATCTGCCACTTGTGTGGAAAATATTGAAACGGGAGCGATTAGCTACGAAGATTTTTCCCTGATAGGAACCGTATCAGATAACTGCACGAGTGGAACCAATTTGACCGTTGAGTTTTCGGATGTTACCGATAAAAAGGACGAAACCAACAATTGCGAAGTAAAACGAACTTATACGATTACAGATGAAGCTGGGAATTTCCAAACCTGTACACAGACCTTCACCATTACCGATTCAACGCCACCTGTTATTCAGGATTGCCCAAATGATATCATCGATTTTGCAGATAGCAATTGCGAAAAGGTAATGAGCATCACTGCCCCAGGGAGTTTCACCGATGGTTGTGGTTTTGGCGATCTTACCGTTTATCATGAATATACAATCAACACCATAACTGTAAATGGAACCGGAGATCTTGTTGATGTGGCATTCCCCAAAGGAACGACAGTAGTTAGCTGGAGTTTTGAAGACGAATGCGGAAACATTGGAACTTGTGAAACCGAGGTTACAATCAATGACGTTACGGAACCAACCGCAAGCACGCCGGCTAATCAGGATTTGGATGCCGCAGGCGGCTGTTCGGTTTTAATCCCTGACTACTCCTCTTTATTGACTGACTTATCCGACAATTGTGATCCGTCACCAAGTATCACCCAGGAACCGATAATTGGCACTGAAGTATTTGCTGATACCGATATCAAATTGGTTTTTACTGATGCGTCGGGTAATCAAGATTCGGTCATTTTTACAGCGGTTTTAACTAGTCTCGCTCCGTTAACAATATCCGGAATGACATACGATGGAGGGCTATCGGGAACGGGAGCCGTGGGATCGGGGCAGAAACCATTTATTACCTCAACCCACACTTACGTGGTTGATGCAACAGAACCGAATCCTGAAAATTACACTTACACCTGGCTGGTTTTGGATGAGTCGGGTACGGACGTAACGCCTACAATTTCCTTTAATAATACAGAGCAAACGAGCGGGGATATTCTTTTCGAAGAAGCTTCTGTTGCTAGTGGAAACATCTATACAATTCGGGTGATTAAAGAACAAATTAGCGGCAATTGTTCCGCTGTTTTCGAGTTTGATGTTGAGGTGCAGGAAACGAATTTCAACTCAGGGGTGAGTCCGTTGGGCGATAGTTGCCAGGATGGTGGAACCGGAACTACAACAGTCGTTTTTTGGGACATTGACTTTACAGGTGGTGTTGAACCGTATGCGTTCGATTTTACGGTTTCTGATGGTACGAATGGCTGTACGGGAAGCGTATCCAATTTATATACAAGCGATGCTCAGTCAATAAATACTTCGGAGAGTTGTGATGGAACTTATGTTGTTTCAGCAACGAAGACTTCCGGAGAACCTGCGGTACAAGTCGCCTTTATTATTACCAATCAAGCAGGAATAGACAAAGATTTTAACCTGACCATTGATTCAGCAACTGATAATTTTAGCATAACCAAACAAACAACCAATACCGACGAAAATGATGATGTAACACTTTGGGGAGTCCCAAATACCTCAGAGATTACAACAGACTAA
- a CDS encoding LytTR family DNA-binding domain-containing protein encodes MYRAVIIDDDQLARRVLFRILDQHFSDIEVVGEADSVESGVDLIVKEDPDLVFLDIEMPDGTGFDLIEKLPTVDFKLVFTTSYSDYAITAFKYSAFDYILKPVLVENVKATIQRISEIPVLSEKHRVEVLKQSIEKKEDSSHVTIALPEMNGFAIIKVNNIIRCEGERNYTRVFYQNETSVLISRTLLEFDQLLVPHGFCRIHRSHLVNLKYVNRYLKTDGGMVELADKSQLRVSPKYKEELLDKLLHNRL; translated from the coding sequence ATGTATAGAGCTGTAATTATTGATGATGATCAGTTAGCCCGACGAGTCTTATTTCGAATACTTGATCAGCATTTCTCTGATATTGAAGTTGTTGGAGAGGCAGATTCTGTCGAAAGTGGCGTCGATTTGATTGTCAAGGAAGATCCCGATTTGGTTTTTCTGGACATTGAGATGCCAGATGGAACTGGATTTGATTTGATAGAAAAGCTTCCGACTGTAGATTTTAAATTGGTTTTTACGACTTCATACAGTGATTATGCAATCACTGCATTCAAATATTCTGCCTTTGACTATATTTTAAAGCCCGTTTTAGTTGAGAATGTCAAAGCAACTATTCAGCGGATTAGTGAAATCCCGGTGCTTAGTGAAAAACATCGTGTTGAGGTATTGAAACAAAGTATTGAGAAGAAGGAAGATAGTTCGCATGTGACGATCGCTCTGCCCGAAATGAATGGATTTGCCATTATCAAAGTAAATAATATTATTCGTTGCGAGGGCGAGCGTAACTATACGCGGGTATTTTACCAAAATGAGACTTCGGTATTAATCAGTCGTACACTGTTGGAGTTTGATCAATTGCTTGTGCCACACGGATTCTGTCGTATACATCGTTCGCATTTGGTCAATTTGAAATATGTTAATCGATATTTAAAAACCGATGGTGGAATGGTGGAATTGGCTGATAAATCGCAGTTGCGGGTCTCTCCAAAATACAAAGAAGAATTGCTTGATAAATTACTACATAACCGGCTGTAA
- the tsaB gene encoding tRNA (adenosine(37)-N6)-threonylcarbamoyltransferase complex dimerization subunit type 1 TsaB — MTRILNLESSTEVCSVSIAENGQMIDYIESHEGQNHAQKLSVFTDELLRRNQLAYRQLNAISVSKGPGSYTGLRIGVSLAKGLCYANQIPLIAVSPLQSMSHHVSSNLKKYKLNEADNLLFCPMIDARRMEVYTALYNQVNQPIESVSATIIDRESFHYLLEKHPIVFFGNGSSKCQSTIDHPNAIFIDNIKTSAQFMCSLSQEAYENNNFVDVAYFEPFYLKDFIAGKPKKNILKQ, encoded by the coding sequence ATGACTCGAATACTGAACTTGGAATCATCGACTGAAGTTTGCAGCGTATCGATTGCTGAAAATGGACAAATGATCGACTATATTGAAAGTCACGAAGGACAAAACCATGCCCAAAAGTTAAGCGTTTTTACCGATGAGCTATTGCGACGAAACCAGCTTGCCTATCGCCAACTTAATGCCATTTCAGTCAGCAAAGGTCCGGGCTCCTATACGGGTCTTCGGATCGGAGTATCACTTGCCAAAGGACTATGCTATGCCAACCAGATACCACTAATTGCAGTAAGTCCTCTACAGTCAATGAGTCATCATGTCAGTTCAAACCTCAAAAAATACAAACTCAACGAAGCTGACAATCTGCTTTTTTGCCCGATGATTGATGCCCGCCGCATGGAAGTTTACACGGCACTATACAATCAAGTAAATCAACCGATTGAATCCGTCTCAGCTACAATCATAGATCGTGAATCGTTCCATTATTTATTGGAAAAACATCCCATCGTTTTTTTTGGAAACGGTTCATCCAAATGCCAATCGACAATTGATCATCCCAATGCCATATTTATTGATAACATAAAAACTTCGGCACAGTTTATGTGTTCTTTGTCTCAAGAAGCATATGAAAATAATAATTTTGTGGATGTTGCCTACTTCGAGCCTTTTTACCTGAAAGACTTCATTGCAGGCAAACCCAAAAAGAACATCTTGAAACAATGA
- a CDS encoding DUF3108 domain-containing protein → MKLKLIFIFLAAWISTSAQPKEELKYHMRYGFFRGGEATLSVEDTTYEGKEAIHLLLDGNTVGVTDLLFKVHDVYESFVDPKTYQPYMAIRNIQEGDYKWYNEAYFFPEKDSLHSLKSGAHEVPPTTIDFVTSFYYMRNTPYLDDFDGGEEFSIPVFHADKFFWMRVKYLGKTKIKSSLGEKQCHIIQPRIDKGKVLNSNSGLKFYITNDKARIPVLLEFDLKVGSLKCELDSYKINGTEQIE, encoded by the coding sequence ATGAAACTAAAATTGATATTTATTTTTTTAGCCGCCTGGATTTCTACATCGGCCCAACCTAAGGAAGAATTGAAATACCACATGAGGTACGGTTTTTTCCGGGGAGGTGAAGCAACCTTGAGTGTTGAAGATACGACCTACGAGGGGAAAGAAGCTATTCATTTGCTACTCGACGGTAATACAGTGGGGGTTACCGATTTGCTGTTTAAAGTGCACGACGTTTATGAAAGCTTTGTTGATCCGAAAACCTATCAACCATACATGGCAATCCGAAATATTCAGGAAGGCGATTACAAGTGGTACAACGAAGCCTATTTCTTTCCAGAGAAAGACTCTCTGCACTCTTTAAAATCCGGGGCACACGAAGTTCCCCCGACTACAATCGACTTTGTCACCTCATTTTATTACATGAGAAACACTCCTTATCTGGATGATTTTGACGGTGGCGAAGAGTTTTCAATACCTGTTTTTCATGCCGATAAGTTTTTCTGGATGCGTGTAAAATACCTCGGAAAAACAAAAATAAAATCTTCTTTAGGTGAAAAACAATGCCATATTATTCAACCTCGAATCGACAAAGGAAAAGTGTTAAACAGCAACAGCGGACTAAAGTTCTACATAACCAACGACAAAGCACGAATACCGGTGCTATTAGAATTTGACTTAAAAGTTGGTTCGTTAAAATGTGAATTAGATTCGTATAAAATTAATGGCACTGAGCAGATTGAATAA
- the efp gene encoding elongation factor P gives MASTSDFRNGLTIEYNGQIFTIVQFQHVKPGKGAAFVRTKLKNVKTGKVIENTFNAGVKVDVVRVERRPYQYLYKDDMGFNFMHTETFEQISLDPNLIENSDLMKEGQIIEVNFQTEIETPLTAELPASVELEVTQTIPGEKGNTASSTALKPATVETGAEIMVPLFINENDVIKIDTRERSYSERVKK, from the coding sequence ATGGCAAGTACTTCAGATTTTAGAAACGGATTGACAATTGAATACAATGGTCAGATTTTCACCATTGTGCAGTTTCAACATGTTAAGCCAGGAAAAGGTGCGGCATTTGTGCGCACAAAGTTGAAGAATGTAAAAACTGGTAAAGTCATTGAAAATACGTTCAATGCAGGTGTTAAAGTTGATGTTGTTCGGGTTGAAAGAAGACCCTATCAATATTTATACAAAGACGACATGGGATTCAACTTCATGCACACCGAAACGTTCGAGCAAATTTCATTGGACCCGAACCTGATCGAAAATTCTGATTTGATGAAAGAAGGACAAATAATCGAAGTCAATTTCCAAACAGAAATTGAAACTCCTCTTACCGCCGAACTGCCAGCTTCTGTTGAACTAGAGGTTACTCAGACGATTCCAGGTGAAAAAGGAAATACTGCAAGCTCAACAGCTTTAAAACCGGCAACAGTGGAAACCGGAGCGGAAATTATGGTTCCACTTTTCATCAACGAAAACGACGTAATTAAAATTGACACTCGCGAACGCAGTTACAGCGAACGTGTAAAGAAATAA